One window from the genome of Cryptomeria japonica chromosome 6, Sugi_1.0, whole genome shotgun sequence encodes:
- the LOC131071458 gene encoding uncharacterized protein LOC131071458, protein MLEDIGKLEWVKSTVERAKNISKFIYNHALVLSIMRQYTGQKELARLGITRFASNFLTLKSLIKSKAALRRMFVGEEWTSSSYATTTAGIDVVNCIFDEPGFWTPCGETVQVTEPLVVLLRVVDGEKPSTGYIYEGMDRAKEATRSTYAGDEDKYGPIWESIDRRWQNQLHRPIHAAAYYLNPTFRFRDDFKADEEVLSGLYTVVQKLCTNGTASSTTLQLDKYNNREGAIFTSSSNTIAAR, encoded by the exons atgttggaggatattggtaaGCTTGAATGGGTGAAATCAACAGTTGAAAGGGCCAAAAATATCAGCAAGTTTAtctacaatcatgcattggtccttagcattatgaggcaatacacggggcAAAAGGAGTTGGCTCGTCTTGGTATCACGAGGTTTGCCTCAAACTTCCTCACACTGAAATCCTTGATAAAATCAAAGGCGGCTTTGAGgcgtatgtttgttggtgaggagtggacttcctcatcctatgctacgaccactgcagggatagatgtggtaaattgcatttttgatgagccaggTTTTTGGACCCCCTGTGGAGAAACCGTGCAg gtcactgagcccctcgtagttctcctacgagttgttgatggggagaagccctctacgggctatatatatgagggtatggatagggccaaggaggccactAGGTCCACATATGCAGGAGATGAGGATAAGTATGGCCCCATTTGGGAGagtattgataggagatggcagaaccagcttcacaggcccatccatgcagcagcctattacCTCAATCCGACATTTCGATTCCGTGATGACTTCAAGgcagatgaggaggttcttagtggccTGTATACAGTGGTTCAGAAGTTGTGTACTAATGGCACAGCCTCAAGTACAACGCTCCAGCTAGATAAATATAATAATCGAGAAGGGGCAATCTTCACAAGCAGCTCGAACACAATTGCAGCCAGGTAG